Proteins from a genomic interval of Panthera tigris isolate Pti1 chromosome A2, P.tigris_Pti1_mat1.1, whole genome shotgun sequence:
- the ELAVL1 gene encoding ELAV-like protein 1 → MSNGYEDHMAEDCRDDIGRTNLIVNYLPQNMTQDELRSLFSSIGEVESAKLIRDKVAGHSLGYGFVNYVTAKDAERAINTLNGLRLQSKTIKVSYARPSSEVIKDANLYISGLPRTMTQKDVEDMFSRFGRIINSRVLVDQTTGLSRGVAFIRFDKRSEAEEAITSFNGHKPPGSSEPITVKFAANPNQNKNMALLSQLYHSPARRFGGPVHHQAQRFRFSPMGVDHMSGLSGVNVPSNASSGWCIFIYNLGQDADEGILWQMFGPFGAVTNVKVIRDFNTNKCKGFGFVTMTNYEEAAMAIASLNGYRLGDKILQVSFKTNKSHK, encoded by the exons atgtctaATGGTTATGAAGACCACATGGCCGAAGACTGCAGGGATGACATCGGGAGAACGAATTTAATTGTCAACTACCTCCCTCAGAACATGACCCAGGATGAGTTACGGAGTCTGTTCAGCAGCATCGGTGAAGTCGAATCTGCAAAACTCATTCGGGATAAAGTAGCAG GGCACAGCTTGGGCTATGGCTTTGTGAACTACGTGACTGCCAAGGACGCGGAGAGAGCGATCAACACGCTGAATGGCCTGCGGCTCCAGTCAAAAACCATTAAG GTGTCGTATGCCCGCCCGAGCTCAGAGGTCATCAAAGACGCCAACCTGTACATCAGTGGCCTCCCAAGGACCATGACCCAAAAGGATGTGGAGGATATGTTCTCTCGGTTCGGGCGAATCATCAACTCCCGGGTCCTCGTGGATCAGACCACAG GTTTGTCCAGAGGGGTTGCGTTTATCCGGTTTGACAAACGTTCGGAAGCAGAAGAGGCAATTACCAGTTTCAATGGTCATAAACCCCCAGGTTCCTCCGAGCCCATTACAGTGAAGTTTGCAGCCAACCCCAACCAGAACAAAAACATGGCGCTGCTCTCCCAGCTCTACCACTCGCCGGCCAGACGGTTCGGAGGCCCCGTTCACCACCAGGCGCAGAGATTCAG GTTCTCCCCTATGGGTGTAGATCACATGAGTGGGCTTTCTGGTGTCAATGTCCCGAGCAACGCGTCTTCGGGCTGGTGCATCTTCATCTACAACCTCGGGCAGGACGCCGATGAGGGGATCCTCTGGCAGATGTTTGGCCCCTTTGGGGCGGTCACCAATGTGAAAGTGATTCGCGACTTCAACACCAACAAGTGCAAAGGCTTTGGCTTTGTGACCATGACAAACTATGAAGAAGCCGCCATGGCCATAGCAAGTCTGAACGGCTACCGCCTGGGGGACAAAATCTTACAGGTTTCCTTCAAAACCAACAAGTCCCACAAATAA